The nucleotide window ACAACCTATTACCACTCAATATGAAGGCTATGGCTCTTGCCCACTTGTAACTGGCTATGGTCGACTTATGCTCATCGAATTTGATTATAGCATGCAACCAAAGGAATCCTTCCCCTTCAATCAAGCGAAAGAACGGCTCAGCATGTATTTACTCAAGCGTTATCTCTTGCCAGCCATGTACTGGAAGGGTATGTTAAAGGGACGGGCCTAGTTACATATTATTATCCAATTATAATAGAACACAGACTCCGCTCTACTTTAAGAGCAAGTCTGTGTTTTTTATTGACCAAAACGCTTGCGATACCCACATCTCTTACATAATTCCTCCATCGCTTCGCGGCGGGAGAAGCCATCATATAGTCGATTGGCTCGTTCACTCTCGATAATTTGGGAGAATGAAGTCTCATGGATATTTCCTAAATTGATAATCCCCTCCCCATCGAGACAGCAGGGAACCACCGAACCATCCACAAGAATCCCTGCTTGATTGCGTAGTCCATGACAAAAGCCTTTGCCATCATCAGCTGGCGCGAATAAGCTGGGCCATTCAAAACGATGATCCTGATTTAAAAAGATGCCCTCTGCTACCTTCACACCGCTACCGGGGACCACCGTCTCTTCGATTTTATAATCCAAGCCAAACTCCTGCTCTAGAATGGCCAAGGTCTCCCGATTCCTTTGCTTTTGCTGGTTCGTGGCATTGTCTTGATCGAGATTCCATAGTCTTAATGAGATTATTACCCCCTGCGCAGCCGCCTCACGGACAAAGGTAAAAATATTGGCTAGATATTGCTCACGATCAGTGGACCCCTCATTCCCATCAAAGCTATGCAAGGAGAAGTTCATTTGTCGCAGAGCAGGCTTCCCCAGCAGCTTATGCTTCGTCTTCTGAATCAAGGTTCCGTTAGTCGTAATATTCACCTTAAAACCTTGCTCATGGCTAGCATCCAAGAATTGATCCAGCTTCGGATGGAGGAGGGGCTCACCCTTCACATGAAGATAGATATATTTCGTGTGGGGTTTAATTTGCACTAAGATCTGCTGAAATGTATCCAGCTTCATAAATTCTGCTTGCCTCTCAGTCTGTGGACAGAAATGGCAGGCAAGATTACAAACACTGGTGATTTCGATATAGATCTTTTTGAATGTCTTCATAGGCGATGCCTCCTGCAATCACTTTTTCCCAAGTCCAATTGCCAACTTATCAATATATGCTGGCGTGGTTCCACAGCAGCCTCCTACAATGGATAAGTGGTAATGGCGGTGTAATTCCAGCACCCGCGCCACGAGCTGATTCATCTCCATCTGGTAGCAACCATGTTCATCTGGTAAGCCCGCATTAGGAATGAGTGCAATTCGTTCTTGTGGCAACTGATCAAATACTCTCTCCATTGTATCCAAGGAATGTCCACATGAAAAGCCGATCACCTCAGGAGCAAGAGCAGCCTTCACCTCGTTTAAAAAATGGGTAATAGGGATGCCATTGATATACGCTGGATCAGGATAGATAGGTACCGTAAGGATGATGGGGAGCCGCTTCGGTGCTTGCTGTTGAATTCGTCCAAGCGCCGCCACCGTCGGTAGATGAAAGGCACTCTCGATGATGAATAGATCAGGCTCTGCTCTCAGTAAAGCGGAATACTGTGCCTCATAGAATTGAGCGATCTCTTCAATACTCTTGTGCTGTAGATACTTTTCTGGAAATGGGAGCGGTCCAAGATTGGCAGCAACATACGCCCTTTTCCCCGTCTGTTTCAAATGTTCGTCTACAGCAGAACGCGCAATCTCCACGCCACGGGTGTTCTGCTCCACCAATTCTTCTTCCCTTCCATACAACTGGAGCATGAGGCGATTGGCAGTAAAGGTATTGGTAGTTAGAATCTCTGCACCTGGAGGCGCTTCATTAACTCAGAACCCATGGCACCATCTAAGAGCAACGGGGTTTTTGCTTCTAATGCTTCGAGCATAATAGGAATTCTCCTTTTTCAAGGGGCCAGACTCTTAGTTCAACACCTTCCCCTTGGTTTCTGGAATACATAGTAACATAATAAGTAGCCCAATGGGATAGATGAGGAAGATTAAGGACATGGCACCAAAAAGGCCACCTTGTGTTGCAAGCAATCCAATAATGACAGGTCCAAAGCCAGCTAATCCACGACCTGTTCCGAAAATAAAATTTTCTGCAGTCGAACGTGCTTCTGCAGGATAGTTTTCAGCTAAGATGGCGCCAAAGCCGCCCATCATTCCATTGGCGAAGAAACCAAGCATAGCGCTTCCCCATAATAAGAAGGTCTCATCCTTGAGCAGGAAGAAGTAGATTAAGCAAGCTATAGTACCACCAATATAGTAGAGCGTAAATGTTTTCCGACGTCCAATTCGATCAGCGAGGATGCCAAAGGATGCAATACCAAGGAGCATTCCAATAGTTGAGATAAACATCCAACCGCTCGCCTTCGCCAATGTATAGCCGTATTTCTCAGCAAGAATGGTGGGCATCCATGTGAAGATCCCGTAGTATCCAAAGTTTTGAATAAACGACATCGAGATAAGACCAATGGTGGTGACTGTAATTCTTCGATTTTCAAATAGCTTCTTCAAAGGGAACTTCTTCATGCTGGCTAATTGTCTTGCTTCTTCGGCAGTTAAGCTTCCTTGCTCTGCTTTCTGCTGTAACGCCTTTTTCATCTGATTCTTCTGTTCCCATAGCTTAGGCTCTGTTAAACTTTTACGAACATAGACGGCTAACAACGCGGGGATTAATCCGAATAAGAAGACCGCTCTCCAGCCATAATGGGGGACTACCAAGGCCGGTAGAACCGCCGCAGCCAGCACGCCCAATTGCCAACCCAGCGCAACCACTGAGGTTGCTTTGGCGCGCATCTCCTTTGACCAGGTTTCCGTGACGATGGCCATCCCAATCCCAAATTCCCCACCAACGCCCATCCCTACTAGAAAGCGAAGAACCAGGAGCTGCCAATAATTTGTTGTAAAGTAAATCAAGGCGGTTGCTATAGCGAATAATAGAATAGTAATGGCCATGACACGAATTCGTCCAAATACATCTGCGAGAAAGCCAAAGAGATAAGATCCAACTAGCATCCCAATGGTTGTGGCTAGGACCAGGTTGCCACCTTCCACTGGCGATAAGCTAAAATCACTCAAGATATAGACCATGACAAAGGAGAGTAAAAGCATATCAAATCCCTCAGCGGCATAGCCGAGTACAGATCCCAATAAGGTTTTATACCTTTTTGATTTTGACTCCACGATAACTTCTGGTGCATCCATTGACATATCCAACATAATTCCTCCCCTGATTACACACAGTCGCACTTGCGATGGAAGGCGATAGAAAAATCGCAAAAAAGCCTTCTTACCTCAAAGGCAAGAAGGCTATCTAAGCATACTGATCCGCAGTAAATATACGACGAGCTACACAAGCTGCTTATCTACGCTTCCTTCTCAACCTCACAGGATTGATTTAAAGGACTGTTGTGATGTTTTTTGTGCCATTATCCGTTCTACCACGATTAAATATGAATGTCAATGATGATTATTGAGCGTAGAGCTTCATATTTTACTTATTCTTTTTTTCTATCAGTTTGATAAGTTTATTTGCTTTTCCAGCAACTGCTTTCTTTTCAGCCATGAGAGATGGCTCGATTAACCTAATAATATCTGCATCAAATGAATCGGTTATTGAAGCGATATGAATCAATCCATCGATGGCATGTCCTGCATGACGACGATTGTGAGCCACCAAGGCCTGAGTAAGATATGGATATACTGCTTTTGCTTCTGCTTCACCGATCTTAGCCAGATTTGTAAGAATATCAGTGATATAATCACGTACCACAATACTATCATCATTCTCAATAATCCTTAGAAAATCATCCAATTTACCAAGAAGAAGATCGCCAATGGTATGCGCAGTTAGTGCTAGAGCATGAGCACATTCCCAACGAACATTACTTTTCTTATGCTTTAGGTGGTCCAGCAGTGTTGGAGCATAGGATGATATGAGCTCTGGTTGTTCCTCAGCAATCATCGTCATCACCTCAGCGCAGTCTGCTCCAATTTTATGATTCTGATTACCAATGTGATCGGCAATCTCTGCGATGTGGGATGGATTGGCAATACACTGCATAGCAACCGCCTTATTTGCAGCCTTAGGTTTTTCTCCACAGACAGAGGCTAACCCGTCTAAGATACTCATCATAGCACTCCCAATTCACTATATTTTTGAAATGTGCACATGAAGCGAAGATCTCCTACACATTTACTCGTGAAATTTCTGAGCTAGCATATCCAATGTCTTGTCGCATACACGATATACCGTCCACTCATCCATGGCAGTCGCACCAAGCTTCTTGTAGAACTGAATGGAGGGCTCATTCCAATCCAAGCAGGACCATTCCAGCCTTCCACATTTACGATCTATAGCTAGTTTTGCTAGAAAAGAGAGCATGACCTTGCCGATTCCCATTCCTCTCATATCCGGTTTAACATATAGATCCTCCAAGTAAATACCTGGTCTTCCAAGAAAGGTAGAAAAGTTATGAAAGAACAAGGCAAAGGCTACAGGTTGATTGTTGTATTCGCCAATAATCACCTCCGCCATCTTTCGCTTAAACAGGGATTCCATTAAGCCTTCTTCCGTTGCGATCACCGCATCTGACATTTTCTCATACTCCGCTAGCTCTCTGATAAATTTTAAAATGAGAGGGACATCTTTTTTTTCTGCAAATCTTAATTGGAAACCATCTAGTATCGTATTTATTCCCATAGGACAACATTCCTCCTACTCTTTTTCTGTCATAGACCTAAACTTTTCTGAAAAAAATTTTTGAATCCCATAAAGATATGATCTTCATTGGCAATATCATAGGTGAGATCCATATAGTATTTTCCTGTTTGGAGATGCTTCGAGAGTGAATCTAATGGGAAGCCTTGATTGCGCTTCTGATGGGGCTTAGAGGTCAAGATAAATTCCTCGGATGCAATCTCATCTCCATCATAGTCAAACATGGTCCCATCATCCATGACGAGACAGATCGCATTCCGATAGCGAGCCCTTACTTCACCACCTGCATGGCGTGCCAACCCTGAATAATACTGAATCATCTCTTCATCGGTCAGCTCTTTCCCATGGACCCTCCGAACATGAACACCCGGTTGGTCGCTAGGAGCAAGACCATCGATATATAGACCAGAATCGCAAGAAAAAATCGGCTTCTTCCATGCTGCATAGTAGGCTAGCGCCTTCACCCTAGCATTTTCTAGCGGATTATTACCACTCTCTATCACTGGACTCATCTGTAGATTCGTATCATTGAGAGAAAGCATCTCAATACCCAAGCTACTTAATACCGCATTCATGGCATGAAGCTTTGCTTGATTCCTTGTTCCGTACATTAGCTGCAAATTTTTTCACTCCTTCAACTCCGTCAAACTGGCAAGACTCGCTCATTATTTCGTTCCGTATTAATCTTCATTCCAAATCCGCTGAATGCTGGGACGATGATGATGAAAGGAGAGCTGATATACATCGGGATTGGACATGGCCTGCCATTCAGCAAAGCCAAAACGCTCATCAAAATGCATTAGCAGAAGGGAGATGAGGTTGCCATGGGAGACGATCACCGTATTTTTAAGTGGCTGTTCTAATACTTCCATGATAACATCTACTCCACGGCGCATGGCTTCTTTGCTAGATTCGCCACCCTCATAGAAAAGATCTACATCATCATAGGTTCTACGCAGCATTTCCAGCCAATTCGGTTGATTCTTATCAGATAGAACACGCTCAACGAGTCGATCATCGAAAGCAACTTCGAGAAGAAGCTGATCAGCCAATGGTTTGATCGATTGATAGGCACGAGTATATGGGCTCGAAATAATTGAATCAATCTGCTTACTCGCGAGAAACTGGGCTAGCTGATTCGCTTGTTGCACGCCGAGCTCGGTCAATGGGACATCAGCCGCTTGTCCATCTGCCTTGCAATGGCGAACAAGGTATATATTGTTCATCGATCATGCTCCCTTCTTAATTGGTTGTTGTGAGTGTAACAACGGAACCTTTCATTTATTATTTTTTAGCATTTGCCGATATCTATAATAGATAGTCAAAAACATCTTACAGGAGATGAAAAAATCTAATGCGTATCTCAAACTTCTCACCAATGATTGGAACGAGAATCCGCCCAACAGGTAATCATCCACACTTGAGTGGGCTAAAGCTAAGTTCTACCAATCAACATGATACTGTATCCATAAGCCAATCTTCAAAGAATGCTTTTCAAAGCCAAACCAAAATCAGCAGTCTTCTTGATTCCCTACTGAAGCAGAAGCAAAATGTTATCGAAAGTAAAAACCGATTAATCGAAAGAACTACTGAAGAAGGACAGAGCTTATCTTCGATTAAGGAACAACTAGATATTTTTGATGAACAGATCGATACGATTGAAAAGCAAATTGCAGAACATATCTTTAAAGAACAGCAGAAAAAAATGGGTACAAACCAAAATAAGCAGCCAGCTACCGAACATCAACCTAAAACCAAGGAAGATAGCCAGAATGAACAGCTAAATAATCTGGTCGCTTTAAGCAGTGACATGACACAGCTAAAAACGGTATCGTCTGTAAAAAGCAAGATGCAAGGACAAGCAAGGATTTTAGCGAAGGAAATCGAGCAAGATGAAGCTCGTTCCCTTTCTGGTCAAAAAGCAGTAGCGAAGCGTGAACAGTTAGGAAAAATAAAAGATAAAATTTCTGAGATGAATAATAAAGTAGGAGAAGCCTTGAAGGATGCTGGAGAAAAGATAAAGATCATGGTTGAACATGAAAGTGTTGCAAGCTCTGAGAAATCTGAAGAGACAGTAAATGAGCAAACTTCTACAATGTCTACATCTAAAGATAATGAAGTAATGTCCCC belongs to Rubeoparvulum massiliense and includes:
- a CDS encoding non-canonical purine NTP pyrophosphatase; translation: MYGTRNQAKLHAMNAVLSSLGIEMLSLNDTNLQMSPVIESGNNPLENARVKALAYYAAWKKPIFSCDSGLYIDGLAPSDQPGVHVRRVHGKELTDEEMIQYYSGLARHAGGEVRARYRNAICLVMDDGTMFDYDGDEIASEEFILTSKPHQKRNQGFPLDSLSKHLQTGKYYMDLTYDIANEDHIFMGFKNFFQKSLGL
- a CDS encoding homocysteine S-methyltransferase family protein, which translates into the protein MLQLYGREEELVEQNTRGVEIARSAVDEHLKQTGKRAYVAANLGPLPFPEKYLQHKSIEEIAQFYEAQYSALLRAEPDLFIIESAFHLPTVAALGRIQQQAPKRLPIILTVPIYPDPAYINGIPITHFLNEVKAALAPEVIGFSCGHSLDTMERVFDQLPQERIALIPNAGLPDEHGCYQMEMNQLVARVLELHRHYHLSIVGGCCGTTPAYIDKLAIGLGKK
- a CDS encoding MFS transporter, which translates into the protein MSMDAPEVIVESKSKRYKTLLGSVLGYAAEGFDMLLLSFVMVYILSDFSLSPVEGGNLVLATTIGMLVGSYLFGFLADVFGRIRVMAITILLFAIATALIYFTTNYWQLLVLRFLVGMGVGGEFGIGMAIVTETWSKEMRAKATSVVALGWQLGVLAAAVLPALVVPHYGWRAVFLFGLIPALLAVYVRKSLTEPKLWEQKNQMKKALQQKAEQGSLTAEEARQLASMKKFPLKKLFENRRITVTTIGLISMSFIQNFGYYGIFTWMPTILAEKYGYTLAKASGWMFISTIGMLLGIASFGILADRIGRRKTFTLYYIGGTIACLIYFFLLKDETFLLWGSAMLGFFANGMMGGFGAILAENYPAEARSTAENFIFGTGRGLAGFGPVIIGLLATQGGLFGAMSLIFLIYPIGLLIMLLCIPETKGKVLN
- a CDS encoding GNAT family N-acetyltransferase, producing the protein MGINTILDGFQLRFAEKKDVPLILKFIRELAEYEKMSDAVIATEEGLMESLFKRKMAEVIIGEYNNQPVAFALFFHNFSTFLGRPGIYLEDLYVKPDMRGMGIGKVMLSFLAKLAIDRKCGRLEWSCLDWNEPSIQFYKKLGATAMDEWTVYRVCDKTLDMLAQKFHE
- a CDS encoding radical SAM/SPASM domain-containing protein yields the protein MKTFKKIYIEITSVCNLACHFCPQTERQAEFMKLDTFQQILVQIKPHTKYIYLHVKGEPLLHPKLDQFLDASHEQGFKVNITTNGTLIQKTKHKLLGKPALRQMNFSLHSFDGNEGSTDREQYLANIFTFVREAAAQGVIISLRLWNLDQDNATNQQKQRNRETLAILEQEFGLDYKIEETVVPGSGVKVAEGIFLNQDHRFEWPSLFAPADDGKGFCHGLRNQAGILVDGSVVPCCLDGEGIINLGNIHETSFSQIIESERANRLYDGFSRREAMEELCKRCGYRKRFGQ
- a CDS encoding histidine phosphatase family protein gives rise to the protein MNNIYLVRHCKADGQAADVPLTELGVQQANQLAQFLASKQIDSIISSPYTRAYQSIKPLADQLLLEVAFDDRLVERVLSDKNQPNWLEMLRRTYDDVDLFYEGGESSKEAMRRGVDVIMEVLEQPLKNTVIVSHGNLISLLLMHFDERFGFAEWQAMSNPDVYQLSFHHHRPSIQRIWNED